One genomic region from Pseudomonadota bacterium encodes:
- a CDS encoding Fe2+-dependent dioxygenase, producing MLTRIDQVLSTDEVATLHAMYANVEPLDGKHTAHGLAAAVKHNQQLPPEHPAVQDGVRLVLEALKRNALFHHCAFPRRAFPPMFSRYEPGMAYGEHVDNAILLTPLQMRTDVAVTLFLSDPASYDGGELVINTGNEERQVKLPAGSLVAYPPYFLHRVAPVTRGVRLAAITWVESLVRDPEQRRLLHQMDRAMGALHGRHGDSAELMALNNAYHTLMRMWAET from the coding sequence ATGCTGACGCGCATCGATCAGGTGCTGAGCACCGATGAAGTCGCCACGCTCCACGCGATGTACGCGAATGTCGAGCCGCTCGATGGCAAGCACACCGCGCACGGGCTCGCGGCGGCGGTCAAACACAACCAGCAGCTGCCGCCGGAACACCCGGCGGTGCAGGACGGCGTGCGCCTGGTGCTGGAGGCCTTGAAGCGCAATGCGCTGTTCCATCACTGTGCTTTTCCGCGCCGCGCCTTCCCGCCCATGTTCAGCCGTTACGAGCCCGGCATGGCCTACGGCGAGCACGTCGACAACGCCATCCTGCTCACGCCGCTGCAGATGCGCACCGACGTCGCGGTGACCTTGTTCCTGTCCGACCCGGCCAGCTACGACGGCGGCGAACTCGTGATCAACACCGGCAACGAAGAGCGCCAGGTGAAGCTGCCGGCCGGCTCGCTGGTGGCCTACCCGCCGTATTTTCTGCATCGCGTGGCGCCGGTGACGCGCGGCGTGCGGCTGGCGGCCATCACCTGGGTGGAGAGCCTGGTGCGCGATCCCGAGCAGCGGCGCCTGCTCCACCAGATGGACCGCGCGATGGGCGCCTTGCATGGGCGCCATGGCGACAGCGCGGAACTCATGGCGCTCAACAACGCCTACCACACGCTCATGCGCATGTGGGCCGAGACATGA
- a CDS encoding DUF2333 family protein, producing the protein MNDEQTSDMDLDRASRPLRSAVMAALGLLAVVVLALMFYWDDEPALFDVRAAARNHVTSAEDANITGVTTVATLVQVAETLLDKRGGYLSNDRLPPGVLMDNMPNWEFGALTQVRDLAKALRNDFSRSQTQSSEDGDLSVAEPQFNFDNASWILPSTEGEYRKAINALQRYLDRLVDDNHEDAQFYARADNLADWLAIVEKRLGSLSQRLSASVGVSRVNVDLGGEASGGQSKPRAAQMDIKTPWTRLDDEFYEARGATWALIQFLRAIEIDCRSVLEKKNALVSLQQIIRELESTQDTVWSPVILNGTGFGFVANHSLVMASFISRANAAVIDLRNLLSNG; encoded by the coding sequence ATGAATGACGAACAGACCAGCGACATGGATCTTGACCGCGCCAGCAGGCCGCTGCGCAGCGCGGTGATGGCGGCACTCGGCCTGCTGGCGGTGGTGGTGCTCGCCCTGATGTTCTATTGGGACGACGAGCCCGCGCTGTTCGACGTGCGCGCGGCGGCGCGCAACCATGTGACTTCGGCGGAAGACGCCAACATCACCGGCGTCACCACCGTCGCGACCCTGGTGCAGGTGGCCGAAACCCTGCTCGACAAGCGCGGCGGTTATCTTTCCAACGACCGTCTGCCGCCCGGCGTGCTGATGGACAACATGCCGAACTGGGAATTCGGCGCCTTGACCCAGGTGCGCGATCTCGCCAAGGCCCTGCGCAACGACTTCAGCCGCTCGCAGACCCAGTCCAGCGAAGACGGCGACCTGTCGGTGGCCGAACCGCAATTCAATTTCGACAATGCCTCGTGGATCCTGCCGTCGACCGAGGGCGAGTACCGCAAGGCCATCAACGCCCTGCAGCGCTACCTCGACAGGCTGGTCGACGACAACCACGAGGATGCGCAGTTCTACGCGCGCGCCGACAACCTCGCCGACTGGCTGGCGATCGTCGAGAAGCGCCTGGGCAGCCTGTCGCAGCGCTTGAGCGCGTCGGTCGGCGTGTCGCGCGTGAACGTGGACCTCGGCGGCGAAGCGAGCGGCGGACAATCGAAACCGCGCGCCGCGCAGATGGACATCAAGACGCCGTGGACGCGCCTCGACGACGAGTTCTACGAGGCGCGCGGCGCCACCTGGGCCTTGATCCAGTTCCTGCGCGCCATCGAAATCGACTGCCGTTCGGTGCTCGAGAAAAAGAACGCGCTGGTCAGCCTGCAGCAGATCATCCGTGAACTGGAGTCGACCCAGGACACGGTGTGGAGTCCGGTGATCCTGAACGGCACCGGCTTCGGCTTCGTCGCCAATCATTCGCTGGTGATGGCGTCGTTCATTTCGCGCGCCAACGCCGCGGTCATCGATCTGCGCAACCTGCTGTCCAACGGATGA
- a CDS encoding CoA transferase subunit A produces the protein MMADGARSERLLDEQAAVAMLADGMTIAIGEPAPMAMVRHVIRHGLKDLTVIASGLTLDMLVAAGCVRKVISYYAGGGFGVPVAPAFRRAAERGEVTVWECEEGILTSGLEAAGKGLPFLPWRGGVGTSLPEVNPDLKIISDPIRGETLLAVPAIQPDVALLHAAAADVYGNVQHHGGPGWLDLFLARAAARTLVQVEKIIPNEQVRANPWATTIGRADGVLRMPYGAHPYYSRGHYLTDSALLEDYVRAAERDGGADLAAFLAHYCREPATHADYLERIGIKRLLALHEY, from the coding sequence GTGATGGCCGACGGCGCGCGCAGCGAACGCCTGCTCGATGAACAGGCCGCGGTGGCGATGCTCGCTGACGGCATGACCATCGCCATCGGCGAGCCGGCGCCGATGGCGATGGTGCGCCATGTCATTCGTCATGGTCTCAAGGATCTCACCGTCATCGCCAGCGGTCTCACGCTCGACATGCTGGTGGCCGCCGGCTGCGTCAGGAAAGTCATCAGCTATTACGCCGGCGGTGGTTTCGGCGTGCCGGTCGCGCCGGCCTTCCGGCGCGCGGCCGAGCGCGGCGAAGTGACGGTGTGGGAATGCGAGGAAGGCATACTCACCAGCGGCCTCGAAGCAGCAGGCAAGGGGCTGCCCTTCCTGCCGTGGCGCGGCGGCGTCGGCACCTCGCTGCCCGAGGTCAATCCCGACCTCAAGATCATTTCAGACCCGATACGCGGCGAAACGCTGTTGGCGGTGCCGGCCATCCAGCCCGATGTCGCGCTGCTGCATGCCGCCGCCGCCGACGTGTACGGCAATGTGCAGCACCACGGCGGGCCGGGATGGCTGGACCTGTTCCTGGCGCGCGCCGCCGCGCGCACCCTCGTGCAGGTGGAGAAGATCATTCCCAACGAACAGGTGAGGGCCAATCCCTGGGCCACCACCATCGGCCGCGCGGATGGCGTGCTGCGCATGCCCTACGGCGCCCATCCCTATTACAGCCGCGGTCACTACCTGACCGACAGCGCGCTGCTCGAGGACTACGTGCGCGCCGCCGAGCGCGACGGCGGAGCGGATCTCGCGGCTTTCCTCGCCCATTATTGCCGCGAGCCTGCCACACATGCCGATTACCTGGAACGCATCGGCATCAAGCGCCTGCTGGCCCTGCACGAGTATTGA
- a CDS encoding LLM class flavin-dependent oxidoreductase has protein sequence MHPPRFGLFLLPNDVREAVTAARRAEDDGYYSVSVNDHFYSPFGGARTPQLECFTVLTAMAMVTRRVKLAPAVVAASFRSPALLAKCATTLDHASEGRLILGLGAGWQVSEYKAHGYPFPPTPERVEQLAEQLEILKALWSEEAPSYQGKYFTIADGGNNPKPLQQPGPPIMLGGSAPSILALAAKHAKVLNIIPPTSNGKDFPNDPAATVRFTMEVMKNKIAMLGGLMEAEGRKRDDIELGGLLLLGMSRQANDSALHDMAKNLGFADYASAQRSPVALLGTPAEVRDEIARRIAETGVTYYMMFPASDESWSLFSKEVLPHFARGS, from the coding sequence ATGCATCCGCCCAGATTCGGCTTGTTCCTGTTACCCAACGACGTGCGCGAAGCGGTCACCGCGGCGCGGCGCGCCGAGGACGATGGCTATTACTCGGTGTCGGTCAACGACCACTTCTATTCGCCTTTCGGCGGCGCGCGCACGCCGCAGCTCGAATGTTTCACGGTGCTGACGGCGATGGCGATGGTCACGCGGCGCGTGAAACTCGCGCCGGCGGTGGTGGCGGCCTCGTTTCGCTCGCCGGCATTGCTCGCCAAGTGTGCGACCACCCTCGACCACGCGAGTGAAGGGCGCTTGATCCTGGGTCTCGGCGCCGGTTGGCAGGTGAGTGAGTACAAGGCGCACGGTTATCCCTTTCCGCCGACCCCTGAACGCGTCGAGCAACTCGCCGAGCAACTCGAGATCCTCAAAGCGCTGTGGAGCGAGGAAGCACCCAGCTACCAGGGCAAGTACTTCACCATCGCCGACGGCGGTAACAATCCCAAGCCGCTGCAGCAGCCCGGCCCGCCCATCATGCTGGGCGGCTCGGCGCCCTCGATCCTGGCGCTCGCCGCCAAGCACGCCAAGGTCTTGAACATCATTCCGCCGACCTCCAACGGCAAGGATTTTCCCAACGACCCGGCCGCCACGGTGCGCTTCACCATGGAGGTGATGAAAAACAAGATAGCGATGCTCGGCGGCCTGATGGAGGCCGAAGGGCGCAAGCGCGACGACATCGAACTCGGCGGCTTGCTGCTGCTCGGCATGTCGCGCCAGGCCAACGACAGCGCGCTGCACGACATGGCGAAGAATCTTGGCTTTGCCGACTACGCGTCCGCCCAGCGTTCACCGGTCGCGCTATTGGGCACGCCGGCCGAGGTGCGCGACGAAATAGCGCGGCGCATCGCCGAGACCGGTGTCACCTATTACATGATGTTCCCGGCGAGCGATGAATCGTGGTCATTGTTTTCGAAGGAAGTGCTGCCGCATTTCGCGCGCGGCTCTTGA
- a CDS encoding sorbosone dehydrogenase family protein, whose protein sequence is MSCRILLPLWLALTASGCGDMARLGEDATTGGNPTLAEPVRRLLPTVNIPEAQGWPANATPRAAPGLRVKAFARGLKHPRWLYALPNGDVLVVQSNAPPRPLDNAGLRGHAIRYFMRKAGAGVQSCDCITLLRDSDGDGVADFSTEFLSGLHSPFGVALVGETLYIANTDAIVSVAYRDGMTRVSTPVSELVALPAGMRNHHWTKNVVASNDGQRLYVSVGSNSNVAEHGMEAEENRAAILEVTLATRTWRVFASGLRNPNGMAWDAHGVLWTVVNERDELGSDLVPDYLTRVVDGGFYGWPAFYYGHHRDPRVEASGDQARDVLVPDYALGSHVAALGLAYAGVGSGIANFRHGMFIGEHGSWNRRPLAGYKVVFVPFGDGGPQGAPRDVLAGFVSADGKAFGRPVGVLLDQRGGLLVADDVGDVVWRVTAATEPEARSAPR, encoded by the coding sequence ATGTCATGCAGAATCCTGTTGCCACTGTGGTTGGCGCTCACAGCCAGCGGTTGCGGCGACATGGCGCGGCTTGGCGAGGATGCCACTACCGGCGGTAACCCGACGCTGGCCGAACCGGTGCGGCGCCTGCTGCCGACAGTGAATATTCCGGAAGCGCAGGGCTGGCCCGCCAACGCAACACCACGCGCGGCGCCGGGTTTACGCGTCAAGGCTTTCGCGCGCGGCCTCAAGCACCCGCGCTGGCTCTACGCACTGCCCAATGGCGATGTGCTGGTGGTGCAAAGCAACGCGCCGCCGCGCCCCCTCGACAACGCCGGCCTGCGCGGCCACGCGATACGCTATTTCATGCGCAAAGCCGGCGCCGGGGTGCAGAGTTGTGATTGCATCACGCTGTTGCGCGACAGTGATGGCGACGGTGTGGCGGACTTTTCCACGGAATTCCTGAGCGGCCTGCACAGCCCTTTCGGCGTCGCCCTGGTCGGCGAGACACTCTATATCGCCAACACCGACGCCATTGTCAGCGTCGCCTATCGGGACGGCATGACGCGGGTGAGTACGCCGGTCAGCGAGCTGGTCGCGCTACCGGCGGGCATGCGCAATCACCACTGGACCAAGAATGTCGTCGCGAGCAACGACGGCCAGCGCTTGTACGTCAGCGTCGGTTCCAACAGCAACGTTGCCGAGCACGGCATGGAAGCCGAAGAAAATCGCGCCGCGATCCTCGAAGTCACGCTCGCAACGCGCACCTGGCGGGTGTTTGCCAGCGGCTTGCGCAACCCCAACGGCATGGCTTGGGACGCCCACGGCGTGCTGTGGACCGTCGTCAACGAGCGTGACGAACTCGGCAGCGATCTCGTACCGGATTACCTCACTCGCGTGGTGGATGGTGGTTTCTATGGCTGGCCGGCGTTCTACTACGGTCACCATCGCGATCCGCGCGTGGAAGCATCGGGCGACCAAGCCCGCGACGTGCTGGTGCCCGACTATGCCCTCGGCAGCCACGTCGCGGCCCTCGGTCTGGCCTATGCGGGCGTCGGCTCCGGCATAGCCAATTTTCGCCACGGCATGTTCATCGGCGAGCACGGCTCCTGGAATCGGCGGCCGCTCGCCGGCTACAAGGTCGTATTCGTGCCCTTCGGCGACGGCGGGCCGCAAGGCGCGCCGCGCGATGTCCTCGCCGGCTTCGTCAGTGCCGACGGCAAAGCTTTCGGTCGCCCCGTCGGCGTGCTTCTCGACCAGCGCGGTGGACTGTTGGTGGCGGACGATGTCGGTGACGTGGTGTGGCGAGTCACCGCCGCCACCGAGCCCGAGGCGAGGTCGGCGCCGCGCTGA